The Vicia villosa cultivar HV-30 ecotype Madison, WI linkage group LG1, Vvil1.0, whole genome shotgun sequence genome includes a region encoding these proteins:
- the LOC131600407 gene encoding large ribosomal subunit protein bL35c yields the protein MAALASATATVSSSALRLPPSSSSRLSFTSVKLPFSNNANSLKLNWSASISAPILHQNHSAVTAPPRSLTIVAAKGYKMKTHKASAKRFRVTGAGKIIRRRAGKQHLLYKKNKKRKLRLSKLVQVNRSDYNNVIGALPYLKVNRQAT from the exons ATGGCGGCTTTGGCCTCCGCAACCGCCACAGTCTCCTCCTCCGCCTTGAGACTCCCACCATCTTCTTCTTCTCGCCTCTCTTTCACTTCAGTTAAACTCCCTTTCTCAAACAATGCCAACTCCCTCAAACTCAATTGGTCCGCTAGCATTTCCGCTCCAATTCTTCACCAAAACCATTCCGCTGTTACCGCTCCTCCTCGTTCTCTCACAATTGTAGCCGCTAAAGGCTACAAAATGAAAACTCACAAG GCATCGGCGAAGCGATTTAGGGTTACCGGTGCTGGCAAAATTATACGGAGGAGAGCAGGGAAGCAACATTTGCTATACAAGAAGAATAAAAAGAGGAAATTGCGTCTCTCCAAACTG GTCCAGGTCAACAGAAGTGACTACAACAATGTAATTGGAGCATTGCCTTATCTGAAAGTAAACAGACAAGCTACATAA